The following proteins come from a genomic window of Larimichthys crocea isolate SSNF chromosome III, L_crocea_2.0, whole genome shotgun sequence:
- the LOC104928963 gene encoding serine/threonine-protein kinase VRK1, translating to MAPPKKRALPKPLPEGFILTDTDKKEWRLGKIIGQGGFGLIYLASHSVDRPVAGDTDFVIKLEYHENGPLFSELKFYQRAAKAESMEKWKSRRKLDFLGIPTYWGSGLAEYNDLRYRFMVMDRLGSDLQKICAHKGGRMKKATVLQLGQTLVSVLEYIHENEYVHADIKAANLMLGYRNSEQVYLADYGLSYRYCPDGVHKEYKENPKKGHNGTIEYTSLDAHKGCAPSRRGDLQILGFCLLHWLCGFLPWDNVNNNPPQVQEAKARLMDNLPDSVQQLSVSGASTDEVAAFLLYVKTLGYQDKPDYQRLKAVLATSVMGRLDFSAPQGPTGVSTTKVQDQPTREKKAGRARGAGKAKAVPAEVDDEEEEEMKKPKAVAAHYRRVPPLTKPQSQQEPAATRSLRPRREPVMYNEDDSDDDEEEEEEEEEAARPRPIPACYLRGPPIGARAQPKQKPESEWTGRRTDDLAMTSVRQEGPLHQQRRTHTERWDRRDERQLSRAWWWDGEEQEAVPSPGKERFSWFSYVVVFILLGAVVAVCQSELKF from the exons ATGGCGCCGCCTAAAAAGAGGGCATTACCCAAACCCCTCCCAGAGGGCTTCATACTGACCGACACAGACAAGAAGGAATGGAGGCTGGGAAAGATCATTGGTCAAGGCGGCTTTGGACTGATCTATCTtg CCTCCCACAGTGTTGACAGACCTGTTGCAGGAGACACTGACTTTGTCATAAAATTG GAGTACCACGAGAATGGCCCCCTGTTCTCTGAGCTCAAGTTCTACCAGAGGGCAGCCAAAGCGGAGAGCA TGGAAAAATGGAAGAGTCGCAGGAAACTGGACTTCCTGGGCATTCCAACGTACTGGGGTTCAGGTCTTGCTGAATACAATGACCTCAG GTATCGCTTCATGGTCATGGACCGACTGGGCAGTGACCTTCAGAAAATCTGTGCGCACAAGGGAGGTCGAATGAAGAAGGCCACTGTGCTCCAGCTTGGTCAAACACTg GTGTCTGTACTGGAGTATATTCATGAGAACGAGTATGTCCATGCAGACATTAAAGCTGCCAACCTCATGCTGGGTTACAGAAACTCTGAACAG GTCTACCTAGCAGATTACGGGCTGTCCTACAGATACTGTCCTGACGGGGTCCACAAAGAGTACAAGGAGAACCCCAAGAAGGGCCACAATGGAACCATCGAATACACCAGCCTTGATGCACACAAAGGATGTG CTCCATCTAGACGTGGCGACCTCCAGATTTTGGGTTTTTGTCTTCTTCACTGGTTATGCGGATTTCTGCCTTGGGACAATGTTAACAACAACCCACCTCAGGTCCAGGAGGCCAAGGCCAG GCTGATGGATAATCTGCCAGACTCggtccagcagctgtcagtgagCGGAGCCAGCACAG ATGAAGTGGCCGCGTTCCTCCTCTACGTGAAAACTCTGGGCTACCAAGACAAGCCGGACTACCAGCGTCTCAAAGCGGTGTTGGCCACTTCGGTCATGGGAAGGCTGGACTTTTCCGCACCTCAAGGACCCACAGGGGTGTCGACCACCAAGGTTCAAGATCAACCCACCAGAGAAAAG AAAGCAGGACGAGCCAGAGGGGCCGGCAAAGCCAAGGCTGTGCCCGCCGAGgtggatgatgaagaggaagaggagatgaagaagccTAAAGCAGTGGCAGCTCACTACAGGAGAGTACCACCGCTCACTAAACCTCAGTCACAACAG GAGCCTGCTGCCACCAGATCACTGAGGCCGAGGCGTGAACCTGTGATGTATAAtgaagatgacagtgatgatgatgaggaggaggaggaggaggaggaggaggcggccaGACCCAGACCCATACCTGCATGCTATTTGAGAGGCCCTCCTATTGGTGCCAGAGCTCAGCCTAAACAG AAACCTGAATCTGAATGGACGGGCAGGAGAACAGACGACCTTGCCATGACCTCGGTCAGACAGGAAGGACCGCTCCATCAGCAGAGGCGAACACACACGGAGCGCTGGGACAGACGGGATGAAAGGCAGCTCAGCCGTGCATGGTGGTGGGATGGAGAAGAGCAGGAAGCCGTTCCCTCACCGGGGAAAGAACGCTTCTCCTGGTTCTCCTACGTGGTCGTCTTCATTCTCCTGGGTGCTGTCGTTGCAGTTTGCCAAAGTGAACTGAAATTTTAA